One Streptomyces sp. L2 genomic window carries:
- a CDS encoding AAA family ATPase, with protein MTVSVEPTSVDPKSVDSGSVDSEFADSESVDLASVDPNSVSGDPNSVAPASRAPDGATLRPHAEHAFAAELAALAAQDDRPRPARWKLSPWAVATYLLGGTLADGTVITPKYVGPRRIVEVAVTTLATDRALLLLGVPGTAKTWVSEHLAAAVSGDSTLLVQGTAGTPEEAIRYGWNYARLLAHGPSRDALVPSPVMRAMAEGMTARVEELTRIPADVQDTLITILSEKTLPIPELGQEVQAVRGFNLIATANDRDRGVNDLSSALRRRFNTVVLPLPESADAEVDIVTRRVDQIGRSLDLPAAPDGIEEIQRVVTVFRELRDGVTADGRTKLKSPSGTLSTAEAISVVTNGLALAAHFGDGVLRPGDVAAGILGAVVRDPAADRVIWQEYLETVVRERDGWKDFYRACREVSV; from the coding sequence ATGACTGTGTCCGTGGAACCGACGTCCGTAGACCCGAAGTCCGTCGACTCCGGGTCCGTCGACTCCGAGTTCGCCGACTCCGAGTCCGTCGACCTCGCGTCGGTCGACCCGAACTCCGTGTCCGGGGACCCGAACTCCGTGGCGCCGGCGTCCCGTGCGCCGGACGGGGCCACGCTGCGGCCGCACGCCGAGCACGCCTTCGCCGCCGAACTCGCCGCGCTGGCCGCCCAGGACGACCGCCCGCGGCCGGCCCGCTGGAAGCTGTCGCCCTGGGCGGTGGCGACCTACCTGCTCGGCGGCACCCTCGCGGACGGCACGGTGATCACACCGAAGTACGTGGGCCCGCGCCGCATCGTCGAGGTCGCGGTGACCACGCTCGCCACCGACCGCGCCCTGCTCCTGCTCGGCGTTCCCGGCACCGCCAAGACGTGGGTGTCGGAACACCTGGCGGCGGCCGTCAGCGGCGACTCCACGCTGCTCGTCCAGGGCACCGCCGGAACGCCGGAAGAGGCGATCCGCTACGGCTGGAACTACGCGCGGCTCCTCGCCCACGGACCCAGCCGCGACGCCCTCGTGCCCAGCCCCGTCATGCGCGCCATGGCCGAGGGCATGACCGCCCGCGTCGAGGAACTGACCCGCATCCCGGCCGACGTCCAGGACACGCTGATCACGATCCTGTCCGAGAAGACCCTGCCGATACCGGAACTGGGCCAGGAGGTGCAGGCGGTCCGCGGCTTCAACCTCATCGCCACCGCCAACGACCGCGACCGCGGCGTCAACGACCTCTCCAGCGCCCTGCGCCGCCGCTTCAACACCGTCGTGCTGCCCCTGCCGGAGAGCGCCGACGCCGAGGTCGACATCGTCACCCGGCGTGTCGACCAGATCGGCCGCTCCCTCGACCTGCCCGCCGCACCCGACGGCATCGAGGAGATCCAGCGCGTGGTGACCGTCTTCCGCGAACTGCGCGACGGCGTCACCGCCGACGGACGTACGAAGCTGAAGTCGCCCAGCGGCACGCTCTCCACCGCGGAGGCGATCTCCGTCGTCACCAACGGCCTGGCCCTGGCCGCCCACTTCGGCGACGGCGTGCTGCGCCCGGGGGACGTCGCCGCCGGCATCCTCGGCGCCGTCGTCCGCGACCCGGCGGCCGACCGGGTGATCTGGCAGGAGTACCTGGAGACGGTGGTCCGCGAGCGCGACGGCTGGAAGGACTTCTACCGCGCCTGCCGGGAGGTGAGCGTATGA
- a CDS encoding VWA domain-containing protein, with protein sequence MTIDAAVGTEATAGIAPTPATDPARERLRRWRLVLGGDQADGTGCALSGRDAAMDATLAALYGKGGDRSQPGRDRSAGLGASAPSVARWLGDIRTYFPSSVVQVMQRDAIERLGLASLLLEPEMLEAVEADVHLVGTLLSLNKAMPETTKETARAVVRKVVEDLEKRLATRTRATLSGALDRSARVSRPRHHDIDWNRTIAANLKHYLPEYRTIVPERLIGYGRAAQSVKKEVVLCIDQSGSMAASVVYASVFGAVLASMRSIDTRLIVFDTAVVDLTDQLDDPVDVLFGTQLGGGTDINRALAYCQAHISRPAETVVVLISDLYEGGIRDEMLKRVAAMKASGVQFVALLALSDEGAPAYDREHAAALAALGAPAFACTPDLFPEVMAAAIEKRPLPIPDPA encoded by the coding sequence ATGACGATCGACGCAGCCGTGGGAACCGAGGCAACAGCCGGAATCGCTCCCACCCCGGCAACCGATCCCGCGCGGGAGCGGCTCAGGCGCTGGCGGCTCGTGCTCGGCGGGGACCAGGCCGACGGCACCGGATGCGCGCTGTCCGGGCGGGACGCCGCGATGGACGCCACGCTCGCCGCGCTCTACGGCAAGGGCGGTGACCGATCGCAGCCGGGGCGCGACCGGTCGGCGGGACTCGGCGCGTCGGCGCCCTCCGTGGCCCGCTGGCTCGGCGACATCCGCACCTACTTCCCCTCCTCCGTCGTCCAGGTCATGCAGCGGGACGCGATCGAGCGGCTGGGGCTCGCCTCCCTCCTGCTGGAGCCGGAGATGCTGGAGGCGGTGGAGGCCGACGTCCACCTGGTGGGCACGTTGCTGTCGCTGAACAAGGCGATGCCGGAGACGACCAAGGAGACGGCGCGGGCCGTCGTCCGCAAGGTGGTCGAAGACCTGGAGAAGCGGCTCGCCACCCGTACCCGGGCCACCCTCAGCGGTGCTCTCGACCGCAGCGCGCGGGTCAGCCGGCCGCGCCACCACGACATCGACTGGAACCGCACGATCGCGGCCAACCTCAAGCACTACCTGCCCGAGTACCGCACGATCGTGCCGGAACGGCTCATCGGGTACGGGCGGGCGGCGCAGTCGGTGAAGAAGGAGGTCGTCCTCTGCATCGACCAGTCGGGGTCGATGGCGGCGTCCGTGGTCTACGCGTCCGTGTTCGGGGCGGTGCTCGCCTCCATGCGGTCGATCGACACGCGGCTGATCGTCTTCGACACGGCGGTCGTGGACCTCACCGACCAGCTGGACGACCCGGTCGACGTCCTGTTCGGCACCCAGCTCGGCGGCGGCACCGACATCAACCGGGCCCTCGCCTACTGCCAGGCGCACATCAGCCGGCCCGCCGAGACGGTGGTCGTGCTGATCAGCGACCTGTACGAGGGCGGCATACGCGACGAGATGCTCAAGCGGGTCGCGGCCATGAAGGCGTCCGGGGTGCAGTTCGTGGCGCTGCTCGCGCTCTCGGACGAGGGCGCGCCCGCGTACGACCGGGAGCACGCGGCCGCGCTCGCCGCTCTCGGGGCGCCGGCCTTCGCCTGCACGCCGGACCTGTTCCCGGAGGTGATGGCGGCGGCGATCGAGAAGCGGCCGCTGCCGATACCGGACCCGGCGTGA
- a CDS encoding DUF5682 family protein codes for MTDDSVRPGAFDAGPLLLGVRHHGPGSARAVRAALDAARPGVVLIEGPPEADALVPLAADPAMRPPVALLAHAVDEPGRSAFWPFAEFSPEWVAIRWALEHRVPARFIDLPATHTLAWEGPGEEPPEGAEDQVRIDPLAVLAETAGYDDPERWWEDAVEHRGAGKGDPFAPFDALAEAMAALRERYGVGGRSRDLVREAQMRLQVRAARRECGDAVAVVCGAWHVPALRQKTTVAADRALLKGLPKVKADLTWVPWTHRRLARTSGYGAGIESPGWYGHLFRSSDRPVERWLTKVAGLLREEGRIVSSAHVIEAVRLAETLAAMRGRPLPGLGETTDAVRAVMCDGSDVPLALVHDRLVVGDVLGEVPEASPAVPLQRDLVREQRRLRLKPEALERELELDLRKDTDAARSGLLHRLRLLGVRWGEPAESRGSTGTFRETWRLRWEPELSVRVAEAGVWGTTVLAAATARAEADATAAKTLAEVTALAEHCLLAGLPDALPVVLQALADRAALDADVGRLAQALPALVRSLRYGDVRGTDTHALADLAAGLAERVFVGLPPACATLDADAAEEMRGHVDAVHTAVGLLPETGPHGDHRTDADRSADSDGSDGSDHSGGSFGPPGLRGRWRAVLRNLSLRDTVPGVLRGRAVRLLLDEGELGPDEAARLMGLVLSRGTPPADGAAWIEGFVGGGGGMLLVHDERLLGLVDTWLTGVPVEAFTDVLPLLRRTFSAYEPGVRRTLGERVRRGPGERPDRAATGSQPPGFASDPDAGRADAVLPVLGLLLGLDDADEDACQELVGVTP; via the coding sequence ATGACCGACGACTCCGTCCGGCCCGGGGCGTTCGACGCGGGGCCACTGCTCCTCGGCGTACGGCACCACGGGCCCGGCTCGGCCCGCGCGGTGCGGGCTGCCCTGGACGCCGCCCGGCCCGGCGTCGTCCTGATCGAGGGGCCGCCCGAGGCCGACGCGCTCGTCCCGCTGGCGGCCGACCCCGCCATGCGGCCCCCGGTGGCGCTGCTCGCCCACGCGGTGGACGAGCCCGGCCGCTCGGCCTTCTGGCCGTTCGCCGAGTTCAGCCCCGAGTGGGTGGCGATCCGCTGGGCCCTGGAACACCGGGTCCCGGCCCGCTTCATCGACCTCCCGGCCACGCACACCCTGGCCTGGGAGGGGCCGGGCGAGGAGCCGCCGGAGGGGGCCGAGGACCAGGTCCGGATCGACCCCCTCGCCGTGCTGGCCGAGACCGCCGGGTACGACGACCCCGAGCGGTGGTGGGAGGACGCCGTCGAGCACCGGGGGGCCGGGAAGGGGGACCCGTTCGCGCCGTTCGACGCCCTGGCGGAGGCCATGGCCGCGCTGCGGGAGCGATACGGCGTCGGGGGGCGGTCGCGGGACCTGGTGCGTGAGGCGCAGATGCGGCTCCAAGTGCGCGCGGCCCGGCGGGAGTGCGGGGACGCGGTGGCCGTGGTCTGCGGTGCCTGGCACGTGCCGGCCCTGCGGCAGAAGACCACCGTCGCCGCCGACCGCGCCCTGCTGAAGGGCCTGCCCAAGGTCAAGGCGGACCTGACGTGGGTGCCGTGGACGCACCGCAGGCTGGCCCGCACGAGCGGGTACGGCGCCGGGATCGAGTCACCCGGCTGGTACGGGCATCTGTTCCGGTCGTCGGACCGGCCCGTCGAGCGGTGGCTGACGAAGGTGGCGGGCCTGTTGCGCGAGGAGGGGCGCATCGTGTCCTCGGCGCACGTCATCGAGGCGGTACGGCTCGCCGAGACCCTGGCCGCGATGCGCGGACGCCCGCTGCCGGGCCTGGGGGAGACCACGGATGCCGTGCGTGCGGTGATGTGCGACGGCTCGGACGTGCCGCTGGCGCTGGTGCACGACCGGCTCGTGGTCGGGGACGTGCTGGGCGAGGTCCCGGAGGCCTCGCCGGCGGTGCCGCTGCAGCGCGACCTGGTCCGGGAGCAGCGCCGGCTGCGACTCAAGCCGGAGGCGCTGGAGCGGGAGCTGGAACTCGACCTGCGCAAGGACACCGACGCCGCCCGGAGCGGACTCCTGCACCGGCTGCGGCTGCTCGGCGTCCGCTGGGGGGAGCCGGCCGAGTCGCGGGGGAGTACGGGCACCTTCCGGGAGACCTGGCGGCTGCGCTGGGAGCCCGAGCTGTCGGTGCGGGTCGCCGAGGCGGGGGTGTGGGGGACGACCGTGCTCGCCGCGGCCACCGCACGGGCCGAGGCGGACGCGACGGCGGCGAAGACCCTCGCCGAGGTCACCGCGCTCGCCGAACACTGCCTGCTCGCCGGGCTGCCGGACGCGCTGCCCGTGGTCCTCCAGGCGCTCGCGGACCGGGCGGCACTGGACGCGGACGTCGGCCGGCTCGCCCAGGCCCTGCCCGCCCTGGTCCGCTCCCTGCGGTACGGCGACGTACGCGGCACCGACACCCACGCCCTCGCCGACCTCGCGGCGGGCCTCGCCGAGCGCGTCTTCGTCGGCCTCCCGCCGGCCTGCGCCACGCTGGACGCGGATGCGGCGGAGGAGATGCGGGGCCATGTGGACGCGGTTCACACGGCGGTGGGGCTCCTGCCGGAGACCGGCCCCCACGGAGACCACCGGACCGACGCCGACCGCTCTGCCGACTCCGACGGCTCCGACGGCTCCGACCATTCCGGCGGCTCCTTCGGGCCGCCCGGCCTGCGTGGTCGCTGGCGTGCGGTGCTGCGCAACCTGTCGCTGAGGGACACCGTGCCCGGGGTGCTCCGGGGCCGGGCCGTGCGCCTGCTGCTGGACGAGGGCGAACTCGGGCCCGACGAGGCCGCCCGGCTGATGGGCCTGGTCCTGTCCCGGGGGACACCGCCGGCCGACGGGGCCGCCTGGATCGAGGGCTTCGTCGGCGGCGGGGGCGGCATGCTCCTCGTCCACGACGAGCGGCTGCTGGGCCTGGTCGACACCTGGCTGACGGGCGTGCCGGTGGAGGCGTTCACGGACGTACTGCCGCTGCTCAGGCGCACATTTTCGGCGTACGAGCCGGGCGTGCGCAGAACACTCGGCGAACGGGTCCGGCGCGGTCCGGGGGAGCGGCCGGACCGGGCGGCGACCGGCTCCCAGCCCCCCGGCTTCGCCTCCGACCCGGACGCCGGTCGCGCCGACGCCGTACTGCCCGTCCTGGGGCTGCTGCTGGGGCTCGACGACGCGGACGAGGACGCGTGCCAGGAACTGGTGGGAGTGACGCCATGA